One window from the genome of Microbulbifer pacificus encodes:
- a CDS encoding DUF2884 family protein — protein sequence MNKIRLLTAASCMLLPLAAQVQATEINLAGGDDQNCKVDIHQHITVGSDFMEARDEDDHQPMFAYHAPDQLAVGDTGLVLDRQQQELMLSYQQGLHTAGRQVSEIAVDAMDIAMNGVGIALAVLAGPDNPDTQEFLQSSEALREKLLAQTKQQGDVYTFGSPWISDSFGETFERELEPQIEKLAMKSAGNITWHAMKAVFTGGASIERDAEAAAEAAEAAIEEKAERLETRADALCQQLQALDELEVQLHRAIPALQGMELISLK from the coding sequence ATGAACAAGATTCGCCTGTTGACCGCCGCCTCTTGCATGCTCCTACCCCTGGCAGCCCAGGTGCAGGCCACCGAGATCAACCTGGCCGGCGGTGACGACCAGAACTGTAAAGTGGATATCCACCAGCACATTACCGTCGGGTCGGATTTCATGGAGGCCCGCGACGAAGACGACCACCAGCCGATGTTCGCCTATCACGCCCCGGATCAACTGGCCGTGGGCGACACCGGACTGGTTCTCGATCGCCAGCAACAGGAGTTGATGCTGTCCTACCAGCAGGGCCTGCACACGGCCGGGCGCCAGGTATCGGAAATAGCGGTAGATGCAATGGATATTGCGATGAACGGTGTGGGCATTGCTCTCGCCGTGCTCGCCGGCCCGGATAATCCCGACACTCAGGAGTTCCTGCAGTCGTCCGAAGCCCTACGGGAGAAACTGCTGGCGCAGACGAAGCAACAGGGCGATGTGTACACTTTCGGCAGCCCATGGATCAGCGATTCGTTTGGCGAGACATTCGAGCGAGAGCTGGAACCACAGATTGAAAAACTGGCGATGAAATCCGCTGGCAATATCACCTGGCATGCAATGAAAGCGGTATTTACCGGCGGCGCCAGTATCGAGCGGGATGCGGAAGCGGCAGCGGAGGCCGCGGAAGCCGCCATAGAAGAGAAAGCAGAGAGGCTGGAAACTCGCGCGGACGCGTTGTGTCAGCAACTACAAGCGCTGGATGAGCTGGAAGTTCAATTGCATCGGGCCATTCCCGCCCTGCAGGGAATGGAGCTGATTTCACTGAAATAG
- a CDS encoding peroxiredoxin — protein MNFGVREKGPDSKTEKQLKPVKKTSKLNANYRSDTEGVDDHRENILFEELVMRKIFFWIILLVVAVPVTAVEVGEPAPEFSLQASDGKSYTLSDFKDKQAVVIAWYPKAFTKGCTIECKSLAENGHLIREYDVTYFMASTDELEDNKKFADAQKADFPLLSDPSGAVAEAYGVKMPVLNMAKRVTFYIGKDGNILKVDEDIKPATSAEDMARTLGELGVAKK, from the coding sequence GTGAACTTTGGGGTGCGCGAAAAAGGACCTGATTCTAAAACCGAAAAACAATTGAAGCCAGTGAAGAAAACATCGAAACTGAACGCGAATTACCGGTCAGATACTGAGGGAGTTGACGACCATCGTGAGAACATTCTTTTTGAGGAGCTGGTCATGAGAAAAATTTTCTTTTGGATAATCCTGCTGGTGGTCGCCGTTCCGGTCACGGCCGTTGAAGTGGGGGAGCCTGCGCCGGAATTTTCTCTGCAGGCATCGGACGGGAAGAGCTATACGCTTTCCGACTTTAAAGATAAACAGGCGGTCGTTATTGCCTGGTATCCCAAAGCCTTTACCAAGGGTTGCACCATCGAGTGCAAATCCCTGGCGGAAAATGGCCACCTGATCCGCGAGTACGATGTCACTTACTTTATGGCAAGTACCGATGAGCTGGAGGACAACAAAAAGTTCGCCGACGCACAGAAAGCCGATTTCCCGCTGCTGAGCGACCCCAGCGGTGCCGTGGCCGAAGCATACGGTGTAAAAATGCCGGTATTGAACATGGCCAAGCGGGTTACTTTCTACATCGGCAAGGACGGCAATATCCTGAAAGTTGATGAAGACATCAAGCCGGCCACGAGCGCGGAGGACATGGCGCGGACCCTGGGTGAGCTGGGGGTGGCAAAAAAATAA
- a CDS encoding DTW domain-containing protein, with the protein MHIILLTHERELARPSNTGNLVLSVSGDECKLVHRRVWSRVAPDQELIQLLGKESAGLVYPRTETGHAQGAGEIALAACEHFVLLDATWQEARKMYNRSPYLRAAKTITLNPQQASRFRLRRNQKSGGLCTAECVVEILRSKGRTELADQLEQRFIAFNASGSF; encoded by the coding sequence GTGCACATCATTTTGCTGACGCATGAGCGCGAACTGGCTCGCCCCAGCAATACCGGAAATCTGGTGTTGTCTGTTAGCGGCGACGAGTGCAAGCTGGTGCACCGCAGGGTGTGGAGTCGCGTTGCTCCCGACCAGGAATTGATACAGCTGCTGGGAAAGGAAAGCGCAGGGCTGGTATATCCGCGCACCGAAACCGGTCATGCGCAGGGCGCGGGGGAAATAGCGCTGGCGGCCTGTGAACACTTTGTTCTGTTGGACGCCACCTGGCAGGAGGCGCGCAAGATGTATAACCGCAGTCCTTACTTGAGAGCGGCGAAAACGATAACCCTGAACCCGCAGCAGGCCTCGCGTTTTCGCCTTCGTCGCAATCAGAAGTCCGGCGGCCTTTGTACCGCGGAATGCGTGGTGGAAATCCTGCGAAGTAAAGGCCGCACCGAGCTTGCCGATCAATTAGAACAGCGATTTATTGCGTTCAACGCCAGCGGCAGTTTTTAG
- the gap gene encoding type I glyceraldehyde-3-phosphate dehydrogenase, which yields MLPKNPVRLAINGYGRIGRSVLRALYESNLRDQLQIVAINELADCATIAHLTKYDTVHGRFHGEVSVHNETLHINGDKIAVTHHRDLEDLDWRSPQVDIVLECTGSFSERQRAELHLKAGASKVIFSQPAQSDVDATIVYGVNDTALTGNETIISAASCTTNCSIPVIAALESAFGIEAGVITTIHSAMNDQPVNDAYHHTDLRKTRSAMNSIIPVDTGLARGIERILPDMAGKFEAQAMRVPTVNVSAIDLSVQLKKSVTQAEVNSVLKTAADTRFSGVLGYTEEPLASCDFNHDPRSGIVDAGQTRVAGGKLVKVLIWFDNEWGFANRMLDVARKLLS from the coding sequence ATGCTCCCAAAGAATCCTGTCAGACTCGCCATTAACGGCTACGGCCGCATAGGGCGCTCGGTTTTAAGAGCCCTCTACGAATCCAACCTGCGCGACCAGCTGCAGATCGTCGCCATCAACGAACTGGCCGACTGCGCCACCATCGCCCACCTCACCAAATACGACACCGTCCACGGCCGTTTCCACGGTGAAGTGAGCGTGCACAACGAAACCCTGCACATCAACGGCGATAAAATCGCCGTCACCCATCACCGGGACCTCGAAGACCTCGACTGGCGCAGCCCTCAGGTCGACATCGTATTGGAGTGCACCGGCAGTTTCAGCGAGCGCCAGCGCGCCGAACTGCATTTAAAAGCCGGGGCCAGCAAAGTCATTTTCTCCCAGCCTGCGCAAAGCGACGTCGACGCCACCATCGTCTACGGCGTCAACGACACCGCGCTCACCGGCAACGAGACCATCATCTCAGCAGCGTCATGTACCACCAACTGCAGTATCCCGGTGATTGCCGCGCTGGAGAGCGCCTTCGGCATCGAAGCCGGCGTCATCACCACCATCCACTCCGCCATGAACGACCAGCCGGTAAACGACGCCTACCACCATACCGACCTGCGCAAGACACGCTCCGCGATGAACTCCATCATCCCCGTAGACACCGGCCTCGCCCGCGGCATCGAGCGCATCCTCCCCGACATGGCCGGCAAATTCGAAGCCCAGGCCATGCGAGTACCCACCGTCAACGTCTCCGCCATTGACCTCTCGGTGCAACTGAAAAAATCCGTCACCCAGGCCGAAGTAAACTCAGTGCTGAAAACCGCTGCCGACACCCGCTTTTCCGGCGTACTCGGCTACACCGAAGAACCCCTCGCCTCCTGCGACTTCAACCACGACCCCCGCTCCGGCATCGTCGACGCCGGGCAAACCCGAGTCGCCGGCGGCAAGCTGGTGAAAGTGTTGATCTGGTTTGATAACGAGTGGGGTTTTGCCAACCGTATGCTGGACGTGGCGAGAAAGCTGCTCTCCTGA
- the tkt gene encoding transketolase — protein MSSTPSRTEKANAIRALAMDAVQKANSGHPGAPMGMADIAEVLWNDYLKHNPANPEWADRDRFVLSNGHGSMLLYSLLHLTGYDLSIHELQNFRQLHSKTPGHPEYGYAPGVETTTGPLGQGITNAVGMALAEKVMAAQFNREGYELVDHHTYCFLGDGCLMEGISHEACSLAGTLGLGKLIAFYDDNGISIDGEVEGWFTDNTPKRFESYGWHVIAGVDGHDPQAIKAAIEEARAETAKPTLICCKTVIGFGSPNKQGREECHGAPLGADEIALVRETLGWKHEPFVIPEDLYHAWDARPKGEAQEEEWQEIFEDYKEAHPELAEEFVRRMKGELPADFLAKADEYIKQCQADGEKIASRKASQNALNAFGPLLPEFLGGSADLAGSNLTIWSGSKGVSADDASGNYVYYGVREFGMSAIMNGVALHGGLVPYGATFLMFMEYARNAVRMAALMKQRVIFVYTHDSIGLGEDGPTHQPVEQLTALRVTPNLHTWRPCDATESAVSWKMAVARNDGPSALIFSRQGLAPQARTDEQLAAIEKGGYILRDCEGTPEAIIIATGSEVELATAAADKLAGRKVRVVSMPCAEAFSAQSAEYRESVLPSSVRARVAVEAGHKDYWYKFVGFDGAIIGMDTFGESAPAGDLMKHFGITADKVAEAVEGLLK, from the coding sequence ATGTCTTCTACTCCGTCTCGCACAGAAAAGGCCAATGCCATCCGCGCCCTCGCCATGGATGCGGTCCAGAAAGCCAATAGCGGCCACCCCGGCGCCCCCATGGGTATGGCCGACATCGCCGAAGTGCTGTGGAACGACTACCTGAAACACAATCCGGCCAACCCCGAGTGGGCGGACCGCGACCGCTTCGTGCTGTCCAATGGCCACGGTTCCATGCTGCTGTATTCCCTGCTGCACCTGACAGGCTATGACCTGTCCATCCACGAGCTGCAGAACTTTCGCCAGTTGCACTCCAAAACCCCGGGCCACCCCGAGTACGGCTACGCCCCCGGTGTAGAAACCACCACCGGCCCGCTGGGCCAGGGCATCACCAATGCCGTGGGCATGGCGCTGGCCGAGAAGGTCATGGCGGCTCAGTTCAACCGCGAAGGCTACGAGCTGGTGGACCACCACACCTACTGCTTCCTCGGTGACGGCTGCCTGATGGAAGGCATCTCCCACGAGGCCTGCTCCCTCGCCGGAACCCTGGGTCTGGGCAAACTGATCGCGTTCTACGACGACAACGGCATCTCCATCGACGGTGAAGTGGAAGGCTGGTTCACCGACAACACCCCGAAACGTTTCGAGTCTTACGGTTGGCACGTCATTGCGGGTGTGGACGGGCACGATCCGCAGGCAATCAAGGCTGCGATTGAAGAAGCCCGCGCGGAAACCGCCAAGCCCACCCTGATCTGCTGCAAAACTGTGATCGGCTTCGGCTCCCCCAACAAACAGGGGCGCGAGGAGTGTCATGGCGCGCCGCTGGGTGCGGATGAGATCGCCCTGGTGCGCGAGACCCTGGGCTGGAAACACGAACCCTTCGTTATTCCGGAAGACCTGTACCACGCCTGGGACGCGCGCCCCAAGGGTGAAGCCCAGGAGGAAGAGTGGCAGGAGATCTTCGAAGACTATAAAGAAGCCCACCCGGAGCTCGCGGAAGAGTTTGTACGCCGCATGAAAGGCGAGTTGCCCGCGGACTTCCTCGCCAAGGCCGACGAGTACATCAAACAGTGCCAGGCCGACGGCGAGAAAATCGCCTCCCGCAAAGCCAGCCAGAACGCCCTGAACGCCTTCGGCCCGCTGCTGCCGGAATTCCTCGGTGGCTCCGCCGACCTCGCCGGTTCCAACCTCACCATCTGGTCCGGTTCCAAAGGCGTCAGCGCTGACGACGCCAGCGGCAACTACGTCTACTACGGCGTGCGCGAATTCGGCATGAGCGCCATCATGAACGGCGTCGCCCTGCACGGTGGCCTGGTGCCCTACGGCGCCACCTTCCTGATGTTCATGGAATACGCCCGCAACGCGGTGCGCATGGCCGCGCTGATGAAGCAGCGCGTCATCTTCGTGTACACCCACGACTCCATCGGCCTCGGCGAAGACGGCCCTACCCACCAGCCGGTCGAACAGCTCACCGCCCTGCGCGTAACCCCCAACCTGCACACCTGGCGCCCCTGTGACGCCACCGAATCTGCGGTGAGCTGGAAAATGGCGGTAGCCCGCAACGACGGCCCCAGCGCCCTCATCTTCAGCCGCCAGGGCCTCGCCCCGCAGGCGCGCACCGACGAGCAGCTGGCCGCCATCGAAAAGGGCGGTTACATCCTGCGCGACTGTGAAGGCACCCCGGAAGCGATCATCATCGCCACCGGCTCCGAAGTTGAGCTCGCCACCGCTGCTGCCGACAAACTCGCCGGCCGCAAAGTGCGCGTCGTCTCCATGCCGTGTGCCGAAGCGTTCTCTGCCCAGAGTGCTGAATACCGCGAATCCGTACTGCCGTCCTCCGTGCGCGCCCGCGTGGCGGTAGAGGCCGGTCACAAGGATTACTGGTACAAGTTCGTCGGCTTCGACGGCGCCATCATCGGCATGGACACCTTCGGTGAATCCGCCCCGGCTGGTGACCTGATGAAGCACTTCGGCATCACCGCCGATAAAGTCGCGGAAGCGGTTGAAGGACTGTTGAAGTAA
- a CDS encoding metalloregulator ArsR/SmtB family transcription factor codes for MFDSSHAPDCREIRAGDQIPQLAATFKAAGDPLRLEILRLLSQDSYSVLELCRIFDLRQPALSHHLKVLAQAGLVSKRREGNNLFYRRTAGSELLQQLFAGLDLLPLTETRADTVAQIAAERAEASRRFFADYGNRFREQQELIASYSVYGPQVAQLLKPGRHALEVGPGEGEFLAELANRFGTVTALDLSKTMLERAQAFADEKGLQNIEFVCDDTRAAASRPESCDAIVVNMVLHHTPEPAQIFQDLQKSLKVGGQLLITELHDHEQDWARDACGDLWLGFSPQQLVAWASEAGLSKGRSVHSALRNGFQIQIQEFVKGA; via the coding sequence ATGTTTGACTCCAGCCATGCGCCAGACTGCCGCGAAATCCGCGCCGGCGATCAGATTCCGCAACTGGCGGCGACGTTCAAGGCCGCCGGCGATCCGCTGCGCCTGGAGATCTTGCGCCTGTTGAGTCAGGACTCTTACAGCGTGCTGGAGCTGTGCCGCATCTTTGACCTGCGCCAGCCGGCGCTGTCCCACCACCTGAAGGTGCTCGCTCAGGCGGGCCTGGTGAGCAAGCGACGCGAGGGCAACAACCTGTTTTACCGCCGCACCGCGGGCAGCGAACTGCTGCAACAGTTGTTTGCCGGTCTCGACCTGCTGCCGCTAACCGAGACCCGCGCGGACACCGTTGCCCAGATTGCGGCGGAGCGCGCGGAGGCCTCGCGCCGTTTTTTTGCGGATTACGGCAACCGCTTCCGCGAGCAGCAGGAGTTGATCGCCAGTTATAGCGTCTATGGCCCACAGGTGGCACAGCTGCTGAAACCGGGGCGTCACGCGTTGGAAGTCGGCCCGGGTGAGGGGGAGTTTCTGGCGGAGCTGGCGAACCGATTTGGCACGGTGACGGCACTGGATCTGTCGAAGACGATGCTGGAGCGTGCGCAGGCGTTTGCGGACGAGAAGGGTCTGCAGAATATCGAGTTTGTGTGCGATGACACCCGCGCTGCCGCCTCGCGCCCGGAGAGTTGCGATGCGATTGTGGTGAATATGGTGTTGCACCACACCCCGGAGCCGGCGCAGATTTTTCAGGATCTGCAGAAGTCTTTGAAAGTCGGTGGACAGTTGTTGATTACCGAACTGCACGACCATGAGCAGGACTGGGCTCGGGATGCCTGTGGTGACTTGTGGCTCGGGTTTTCACCGCAGCAGCTGGTTGCGTGGGCTTCTGAAGCAGGATTATCGAAAGGCCGCAGTGTGCACAGTGCTTTGCGCAATGGGTTTCAGATTCAGATTCAGGAGTTTGTTAAGGGAGCCTGA
- the metK gene encoding methionine adenosyltransferase yields MSEYSIFTSESVSEGHPDKIADQISDAVLDALLARDKNARVACETLVKTGIAIIAGEISTSAWVDLEDLVRKVITEIGYTSSDVGYDGDTCGVLNVIGKQSVDIAQGVDRVKPEDQGAGDQGLMFGYATDETPTFMPSPIYYAHRLVERQAEARKSGLLPWLRPDAKSQVTFRYDEDGKPCAIDAVVLSTQHNPEVSQEDLREAVMELIVHHVLPAELLHENTKYHINPTGKFVIGGPVGDCGLTGRKIIVDTYGGSARHGGGAFSGKDPSKVDRSAAYAGRYVAKNIVAAGLANRCEIQVSYAIGVAEPTSVSVNTFGTGKVSDDKLIELIRENFDLRPYAISRMLDLLHPMYQLTAAYGHFGREPFEHTYKWIDSNGNEQSETFTAFPWEKTDKAETLRAQAGI; encoded by the coding sequence ATGAGTGAATACAGCATCTTTACTTCGGAGTCCGTTTCCGAAGGCCATCCGGATAAAATCGCCGATCAGATTTCCGATGCAGTTCTGGACGCACTGCTGGCGCGCGACAAAAACGCCCGTGTTGCCTGTGAGACGCTGGTGAAAACCGGTATCGCCATCATCGCCGGTGAAATCAGCACCTCCGCCTGGGTCGACCTCGAAGACCTGGTGCGCAAGGTCATCACCGAGATCGGTTACACCTCCTCCGACGTCGGCTATGACGGCGATACCTGCGGTGTACTCAACGTGATCGGCAAACAGTCCGTGGATATCGCCCAGGGCGTCGACCGCGTGAAGCCAGAAGACCAGGGTGCCGGTGACCAGGGACTGATGTTCGGCTACGCCACCGACGAAACCCCCACCTTCATGCCCTCCCCGATCTACTACGCGCACCGCCTGGTAGAGCGCCAGGCAGAAGCGCGCAAATCCGGCCTGCTGCCGTGGCTGCGCCCGGATGCGAAAAGCCAGGTGACCTTCCGCTACGACGAAGATGGCAAGCCCTGCGCGATCGACGCCGTAGTGCTGTCCACCCAGCACAACCCGGAAGTCTCCCAGGAAGACCTGCGCGAAGCGGTAATGGAACTGATCGTGCACCACGTGCTGCCGGCAGAACTGCTGCACGAAAATACCAAGTACCACATCAATCCCACCGGTAAATTCGTCATCGGCGGCCCGGTGGGCGACTGTGGCCTGACCGGGCGCAAGATCATCGTCGACACCTACGGCGGTTCCGCCCGTCACGGCGGCGGCGCGTTCTCCGGTAAGGACCCGTCCAAAGTCGACCGCTCCGCCGCTTACGCCGGTCGTTACGTAGCGAAAAACATTGTCGCTGCCGGCCTCGCCAATCGCTGTGAAATCCAGGTGTCCTACGCCATCGGCGTGGCCGAGCCGACTTCGGTTTCCGTAAACACCTTCGGCACTGGCAAGGTGAGCGATGACAAGCTGATCGAACTGATCCGCGAGAACTTCGACCTACGCCCCTACGCCATTTCCAGAATGCTGGACCTGCTGCACCCCATGTATCAGCTCACGGCCGCTTACGGCCACTTCGGCCGCGAGCCGTTCGAGCACACCTACAAGTGGATCGACAGCAACGGCAACGAACAGTCCGAAACCTTCACTGCCTTCCCGTGGGAAAAAACCGACAAGGCGGAAACCCTGCGCGCGCAGGCCGGCATCTGA
- the ahcY gene encoding adenosylhomocysteinase, with protein MNQINTEFKDFKVADISLATWGRKEIEIAEGEMPALITLREKYRAEQPLAGARIMGCIHMTIQTAVLIETLVALGAEVRWSSCNIFSTQDHAAAAIAARGIPVFAWKGETEEEYEWCLERTIGADVDGWQPNMILDDGGDLTELLHRKYPDILDNVHGISEETTTGVHRLQDMLKAGTLKVPAINVNDSVTKSKNDNKYGCRHSLNDAIKRGTDHLLSGKKALVIGYGDVGKGSAASLRQEGMIVKVTEIDPICAMQACMDGYELVSPYIDGINTGDASCINRELLANTDLLVTTTGNVNVCDANMLKALKSGAVVCNIGHFDNEIDTAFMRKNWEWQEVKPQVHKIVRNAENNDHLLLLSEGRLVNLGNATGHPSRIMDGSFANQVLAQIHLYQEKFAELPADQKTAALYVKVLPKQLDEEVAKYMVQGFGGVITRMTEAQAKYIGASVDGPYKPESYKY; from the coding sequence ATGAACCAGATCAACACCGAATTCAAAGACTTTAAAGTTGCCGACATTTCCCTGGCCACCTGGGGCCGCAAGGAAATTGAAATTGCCGAGGGCGAAATGCCCGCGCTGATCACCCTGCGTGAAAAATACCGCGCAGAGCAACCGCTGGCAGGCGCCCGCATCATGGGCTGCATCCACATGACCATTCAGACTGCGGTACTGATCGAGACCCTGGTTGCACTGGGTGCGGAAGTACGCTGGTCTTCGTGCAATATTTTCTCCACTCAGGACCACGCTGCGGCCGCCATCGCCGCACGCGGTATTCCGGTGTTTGCCTGGAAAGGCGAGACCGAGGAAGAGTACGAGTGGTGCCTTGAGCGCACCATCGGTGCCGACGTGGACGGCTGGCAGCCGAACATGATTCTCGATGACGGCGGCGACCTCACCGAACTGCTGCACCGCAAATATCCCGACATTCTCGACAATGTTCACGGCATCAGTGAAGAGACCACCACCGGTGTACACCGCCTGCAGGACATGCTGAAAGCCGGCACCCTGAAGGTCCCCGCGATCAACGTGAACGACTCCGTCACCAAAAGCAAGAACGACAACAAATACGGCTGCCGCCACAGCCTGAACGATGCCATCAAGCGCGGTACCGATCACCTGCTGTCCGGCAAGAAGGCCCTGGTGATCGGTTACGGCGACGTGGGTAAGGGTTCCGCAGCGTCCCTGCGTCAGGAAGGCATGATCGTGAAGGTTACCGAGATCGATCCCATCTGCGCCATGCAGGCGTGCATGGATGGCTACGAGCTGGTTTCTCCGTATATCGACGGCATCAACACCGGCGATGCGTCCTGCATCAACCGTGAGCTGCTGGCCAACACCGACCTGCTGGTAACCACAACCGGCAACGTGAATGTGTGCGACGCCAACATGCTGAAAGCACTGAAGAGCGGCGCCGTGGTGTGCAACATCGGCCACTTCGACAACGAAATCGACACCGCCTTTATGCGCAAAAACTGGGAGTGGCAGGAAGTGAAACCGCAGGTGCACAAGATCGTGCGCAACGCGGAAAACAACGACCACCTGTTGCTGCTGTCCGAAGGACGCCTGGTGAATCTGGGCAACGCCACCGGTCACCCCAGCCGCATCATGGATGGCTCCTTCGCCAACCAGGTACTGGCCCAGATTCACCTGTACCAGGAGAAATTTGCCGAACTGCCGGCGGACCAGAAAACAGCCGCGCTGTACGTGAAGGTACTGCCGAAGCAGCTGGACGAAGAAGTGGCCAAGTACATGGTGCAGGGTTTTGGCGGCGTGATTACCCGCATGACCGAGGCCCAGGCGAAATACATCGGCGCATCCGTCGATGGCCCCTACAAGCCGGAAAGTTACAAGTACTAA
- the metF gene encoding methylenetetrahydrofolate reductase [NAD(P)H], whose product MSDLRISFEFFPPKTEEGREKLYRTREKLQAFNPEFFSVTYGAGGTTRDTTANIVCNLRRDGVSIAPHLSFGGDNEETVLGLLERYREAGVDRIVALRGDMPSGMGSVAQLVYANELVAFIRRHTGDHFHMEVAAYPEIHPEADSYDADIRFLKGKFEAGANSALTQYFYNPDAYFYFVDQCEKAGIDAPIYPGIMPITNFTNLARFSRNCGAEIPRWLKYRMESYRDPEDVKKLGLEIVTDLCETLLEGGAPGLHFYTMNQVSPSADILRALDFAESET is encoded by the coding sequence ATGAGTGATTTACGCATCAGCTTTGAGTTTTTCCCCCCCAAGACCGAAGAGGGCCGGGAAAAACTGTACAGAACCCGCGAGAAACTTCAGGCATTCAACCCGGAATTTTTCTCCGTCACCTACGGTGCCGGTGGCACCACCCGCGATACCACCGCGAACATTGTGTGCAACCTGCGCCGCGACGGCGTCTCCATCGCGCCGCACCTGTCATTCGGCGGTGACAATGAAGAGACAGTGCTCGGCCTGCTGGAGCGCTACAGGGAAGCCGGCGTGGACCGCATCGTCGCCCTGCGCGGGGATATGCCTTCCGGTATGGGCTCGGTGGCGCAGCTGGTGTACGCCAACGAGCTGGTTGCGTTTATCCGCCGCCACACTGGCGACCACTTTCATATGGAAGTGGCGGCATATCCGGAAATCCACCCGGAAGCGGACAGCTACGATGCGGATATCCGCTTTCTCAAAGGCAAGTTCGAGGCCGGCGCCAACAGTGCTCTCACCCAGTACTTCTACAACCCGGATGCCTATTTCTATTTCGTCGACCAGTGCGAGAAAGCCGGCATCGATGCGCCGATCTACCCGGGCATCATGCCGATCACCAACTTCACCAATCTCGCGCGCTTCTCCCGCAACTGCGGCGCCGAGATTCCGCGCTGGCTGAAGTACCGCATGGAGAGCTACCGCGATCCGGAAGATGTGAAGAAACTCGGCCTGGAAATCGTGACCGACCTGTGTGAAACCCTGCTGGAAGGCGGCGCGCCGGGACTGCATTTCTATACCATGAACCAGGTGTCGCCGAGTGCAGACATCCTGCGCGCACTGGATTTCGCCGAGAGCGAGACCTGA